One window from the genome of Phocoena phocoena chromosome 15, mPhoPho1.1, whole genome shotgun sequence encodes:
- the CST11 gene encoding cystatin-11, which produces MMARTQQGPRLLLAIMGALVALTYQARRKTFIMVYEVPVSDPVVVTTLDFVTKNFNKKSEDPYNFRIVRVLKVLKRVTDHMEYRINLEMRRTTCLKMEVNNCSFQEGELYKKIDCFFSVFVIPWFGKYKVLAQNCMDG; this is translated from the exons ATGATGGCCAGAACCCAGCAGGGCCCCAGGCTGCTGCTGGCCATCATGGGGGCCCTGGTGGCCCTCACCTACCAAGCAAGGAGGAAAACCTTCATAATGGTCTACGAGGTGCCCGTGTCAGATCCTGTCGTGGTGACCACACTGGACTTCGTGACCAAGAACTTCAACAAGAAGAGCGAGGACCCGTACAACTTCCGGATTGTGCGTGTCCTCAAGGTCCTGAAGAGG GTGACTGACCACATGGAGTATCGCATAAACCTGGAGATGCGGCGGACCACCTGCCTCAAGATGGAGGTGAACAACTGCTCCTTCCAGGAAGGCGAGCTCTACAAG aAAATCGATTGCTTCTTCTCAGTATTTGTTATTCCCTGGTTTGGAAAGTATAAAGTTCTGGCCCAAAACTGCATGGATGGCTAG